The Fibrobacter sp. UWB5 genome has a window encoding:
- a CDS encoding ABC transporter permease: protein MQTLKHIGIIALNTFRESIRDKILYNIGFLAIALTLFSIVLGEWSVFDRAYVIKSTTLSVMSLSGLLISIFVGISLVQKEIQRRTVLTLLSKPISRASFIVGKYFGLLAVVAVHLTLLTAIYYVMLFLTGSAPTLSLLTAIYLIFCEMAVVIAVALLFSSFSSTVLSALFTLGVYFAGHLSDQLLEQVRFATRMGELNGTSSMLFQKAAEVIHAIFPGLYRYNVTTYVVHGVALPDMYVFWNSIYALGYIGVFLAIASWWFSRRDFL from the coding sequence GTGCAGACGCTTAAGCATATCGGCATCATTGCCCTCAATACGTTCCGCGAATCCATTCGCGACAAGATTCTTTATAACATCGGCTTTTTGGCGATTGCGCTTACCTTGTTCAGCATTGTGCTTGGTGAATGGTCGGTGTTTGACCGCGCCTACGTAATCAAGTCGACGACGCTTTCGGTGATGAGCCTTTCGGGCTTGTTGATTTCGATTTTCGTGGGCATTAGCTTGGTGCAAAAGGAAATCCAGCGCAGAACAGTGCTTACGCTTTTGTCGAAGCCCATTAGCCGCGCCTCGTTCATTGTGGGCAAGTACTTTGGCTTGCTTGCAGTGGTGGCGGTTCACCTGACGCTGCTGACTGCCATTTACTACGTGATGCTGTTCCTGACGGGCTCTGCCCCGACGCTCAGCTTGCTTACGGCCATCTACCTGATTTTCTGCGAGATGGCGGTGGTGATTGCGGTGGCGCTCCTGTTCAGCAGCTTTAGCAGCACGGTGCTTAGCGCTCTCTTTACGCTGGGCGTTTACTTTGCGGGCCACTTGAGCGACCAGCTTTTGGAACAGGTTCGCTTTGCGACCCGCATGGGCGAACTGAATGGAACGTCGAGCATGCTGTTCCAGAAGGCCGCCGAAGTGATTCATGCGATTTTCCCGGGATTGTACCGCTACAATGTGACGACCTATGTGGTGCATGGCGTGGCGCTCCCCGATATGTATGTGTTCTGGAATAGCATTTATGCGCTAGGCTACATCGGCGTGTTCCTTGCAATTGCAAGCTGGTGGTTTAGCCGGAGGGACTTCTTATGA
- a CDS encoding type IV pilus twitching motility protein PilT has protein sequence MRNQYMAKVLVHNKVVSEAQVKAHWGEITDKKDIGQVLVDAGILPPPMYIKVLAFVKNLEAKAAAEGGAAAPAAAPASAASAAPQKQSTARFEAPPASAPSVAPAQPAPSEGLQIEGNSSLYGEVSTSNVEVEAVAGLESTSISTVQVQAEAEEDASGEDSEKLPSRFAILTGEGTPVEAPEKIRPMTNLSQIIAFARKFGATDIYLYADRPVVMRQSGALFVASDDALDLSRINERLDEASKGFSDGYKIVVGKNFSKTIGLAGVGRARITVTWNGTNPSVSIRVIPQESTTLENLYLPAFCNQFVELNSGLVLVAGPAASGRSTTISTFAETIAANRDVYIQTVEKPIERVLQNPRGAIAQREVGLHVRSGIEGVEFAMQSGADVILFDYLENMDELSMLLRASNAGALVFAVTTGNNIHALLSRLLSSVPAGDRTAFANSLAEQLKGIIVQHLIPIVQNQGQVLAVEAAKMNSTMANMLRRGEISQLSASISSQKDQGISLDDSLQKCVESGYIEGAEAWKRACDSRRFAAYRVQK, from the coding sequence ATGAGAAACCAATACATGGCGAAAGTCCTTGTGCATAACAAGGTTGTTTCCGAGGCGCAGGTTAAGGCGCATTGGGGCGAAATTACCGACAAGAAGGATATTGGCCAGGTGCTCGTGGATGCGGGAATTTTGCCGCCCCCGATGTATATCAAGGTGCTTGCCTTTGTGAAGAACCTTGAGGCGAAGGCTGCCGCCGAAGGCGGCGCGGCTGCTCCTGCCGCAGCACCTGCAAGTGCTGCTTCCGCGGCTCCGCAAAAGCAGTCGACCGCACGCTTCGAGGCTCCTCCGGCCTCGGCCCCGTCGGTAGCCCCTGCACAGCCCGCTCCCTCCGAAGGCTTGCAGATTGAAGGCAACAGCAGCCTGTATGGCGAAGTTTCGACCTCCAATGTGGAAGTCGAAGCGGTCGCGGGCCTGGAATCGACCAGCATCAGCACGGTGCAGGTGCAGGCCGAAGCCGAAGAAGATGCTTCGGGCGAGGATTCCGAAAAACTGCCGAGCCGCTTTGCAATTCTGACCGGAGAAGGCACTCCCGTCGAAGCGCCCGAAAAGATTCGTCCGATGACGAACCTGTCGCAGATCATTGCATTTGCCCGCAAGTTCGGCGCAACCGATATTTACCTGTATGCAGACCGTCCGGTGGTCATGCGTCAGTCGGGAGCACTCTTTGTGGCTTCGGACGACGCTCTGGATTTGTCCCGCATTAACGAACGCCTGGACGAGGCTTCCAAGGGCTTCTCGGACGGCTACAAGATTGTCGTCGGCAAGAATTTCAGCAAGACGATCGGTCTTGCCGGCGTTGGCCGTGCCCGTATTACGGTCACATGGAATGGCACGAATCCGAGCGTCTCGATTCGCGTGATTCCGCAGGAATCGACCACGCTTGAAAACCTGTATTTGCCGGCGTTCTGCAACCAGTTCGTGGAACTCAATAGCGGGCTTGTGCTTGTCGCAGGCCCTGCCGCAAGCGGTCGTTCTACGACGATTTCGACTTTCGCCGAGACGATTGCCGCTAACCGCGACGTGTACATTCAGACGGTTGAAAAACCGATCGAACGCGTTCTCCAGAATCCGCGCGGTGCAATAGCCCAGCGTGAAGTCGGCTTGCATGTGCGTTCGGGTATCGAAGGCGTCGAGTTTGCCATGCAGAGCGGTGCCGACGTGATTCTGTTCGACTACCTTGAAAATATGGATGAACTTTCGATGTTGCTGCGTGCATCGAACGCGGGCGCCTTGGTGTTCGCGGTGACCACGGGCAACAACATTCATGCTTTGCTTTCCCGCTTGCTTTCGTCGGTGCCGGCAGGAGACCGCACGGCGTTTGCAAACTCGCTGGCTGAACAGCTCAAGGGAATCATTGTGCAACACCTGATTCCGATTGTGCAGAATCAGGGCCAGGTTCTTGCGGTCGAAGCCGCCAAGATGAATTCGACGATGGCGAACATGCTTCGCCGCGGAGAAATTTCTCAGCTGTCCGCTTCGATCAGCAGTCAGAAAGATCAGGGCATTTCGCTCGACGATTCCTTGCAGAAGTGCGTGGAATCGGGCTACATTGAAGGCGCCGAGGCGTGGAAGCGCGCCTGCGACAGCCGCCGCTTTGCCGCTTACAGGGTTCAGAAATAA
- a CDS encoding ATPase, T2SS/T4P/T4SS family, whose protein sequence is MATEIESLLEYTLNVGASELVITEGAASAVRLAGKVCAIPDAPAVETGSLRNFLNSMEGESGTIMGGPWCGSKWRVRYNRTALGSSAIFRPVLDECPDFTALGVPDSLMNLLGIRSGLVVFSGPACSGKTTTGTAYVSALCQSGILRVSLLDQEAEMPVKQGDSLILENSTGTIPEKLEQALRSGIDLIWLGNFEGQSLIPVLRAAEAGALVVLTVTAGNAVGALDALLSSESLENRDMACNMLASVLKAVVVQRLLPGAQGVVPAWEILYGTQNVASKIRSGEYYALPSIIAASASEGMMLMDDCLAELVKAGYVSPDDAVRVVSNPARLG, encoded by the coding sequence ATGGCTACAGAAATTGAATCTTTGCTAGAATACACGCTGAATGTGGGCGCCTCTGAACTCGTGATTACCGAAGGCGCAGCCTCTGCAGTGCGCTTGGCGGGTAAGGTCTGCGCCATTCCCGATGCCCCTGCTGTCGAAACGGGTTCGCTTCGCAACTTCCTGAATTCCATGGAAGGCGAATCGGGCACGATTATGGGTGGCCCGTGGTGCGGTTCCAAGTGGCGCGTGCGTTACAACCGTACGGCTCTGGGTAGCTCTGCGATTTTCCGCCCGGTGCTCGATGAATGCCCGGACTTTACGGCACTGGGCGTGCCGGATTCTTTGATGAACCTGCTCGGAATCCGTTCGGGCCTGGTCGTGTTCAGTGGTCCCGCTTGTAGCGGAAAGACGACAACGGGTACCGCTTACGTGTCTGCGCTGTGCCAGTCGGGCATTTTGCGCGTGAGCTTGCTGGACCAGGAAGCTGAAATGCCTGTGAAACAGGGTGACAGCTTGATCCTTGAAAATTCGACGGGTACGATTCCTGAAAAACTGGAGCAGGCGCTTCGCAGTGGAATCGACCTGATTTGGCTGGGCAATTTCGAAGGCCAGTCCTTGATTCCGGTTTTGCGTGCTGCCGAAGCTGGCGCCCTGGTGGTGCTTACCGTGACGGCGGGTAACGCCGTGGGCGCGCTGGATGCGCTGCTTTCGTCGGAATCGCTTGAAAATCGTGACATGGCTTGCAATATGCTGGCTTCTGTTTTGAAGGCGGTGGTGGTGCAGCGCTTGCTGCCGGGTGCCCAGGGCGTTGTGCCTGCTTGGGAAATCCTTTACGGCACGCAGAACGTGGCCTCCAAGATTCGTAGCGGCGAATATTACGCTTTGCCCTCGATTATTGCGGCCTCTGCTTCTGAAGGCATGATGCTCATGGACGATTGCCTTGCCGAATTGGTGAAGGCGGGGTATGTTTCTCCGGACGACGCCGTTCGCGTCGTTTCGAATCCGGCTCGCTTAGGGTAA
- a CDS encoding patatin-like phospholipase family protein gives MQKGLGKFIAIVALCVTGAFSAEKGSVEKVPSLDLLKASVDSIAAADTAAGETAVKPDSSLKTVLYLGGGERSPWFQLGVFYAIEEYGIPVDSVVATSWGAWMAALWTRGVPLDDIQKIMLDPAIAPFVGHDLAAPTNKAGYREVDSYELPISVSGIPSMRKRFALTMDSAFSVHSDSKSLTPDSMQVVRALAKLRFQESLYRQRSKIKIPFAVQSCESGKAVVIGNSTQEVIASLPLWKNPKDSSVNPSGELCPYYAMPIEDNAQELSIIVVADPLRAPIVGDERTRLIKQHASEILASQPGIIVRAHTILDTARSVWIQSGFTSFEKQLGSFKVLNGRRHAYSADQKGAMPWFKFEPSYDSLSSEVQNAVKSYWLESDTGMVAPENFALSLLQNPAYDSLDLNMRPSGHVTVESSVKPIVDFAVGGFGSNAFGPNVYGEASVHYVDHVEIELVMAGFWGEHSYGFRPRLNISKLWNRHWDLQFGYDYLKLVPLKGFNGNTHRWLRILSEERSDLMMDLLYTVDSRQRVSAEFRFGSRYYDLDSAYYGTREMKAYPVSPMLHYRYLNGEDDNWFANNGYALNVWGGFESIGYDDGIIDVVPIYWKLLADARYTISPVRFVTLTAAAAGAIERYHDEGHGYVSPKSFDKPPLDVAYRQHAAATPWSTEWYDPELSSHEYAMVRLNGGLHGDYLGAWIFGAYYHDFEESPYADLDVDKFVFEPALRFAYKSVTLYAGLSRVVGYGTFGDLTHLSGYNYFVRVGNYEF, from the coding sequence GTGCAGAAAGGGTTAGGCAAATTTATAGCGATAGTTGCGCTATGCGTAACGGGGGCTTTCTCTGCCGAGAAAGGCTCTGTTGAGAAGGTGCCGTCGCTTGATTTGCTGAAAGCCTCGGTGGATTCGATTGCGGCGGCAGATACGGCGGCTGGTGAGACGGCGGTCAAGCCCGATTCTTCGCTGAAAACGGTTCTGTACTTGGGCGGAGGCGAGCGTTCGCCATGGTTCCAGTTGGGTGTTTTCTATGCGATTGAAGAATATGGTATCCCTGTAGATTCCGTGGTGGCGACTTCTTGGGGAGCCTGGATGGCAGCCCTCTGGACTCGCGGCGTTCCGCTCGATGATATCCAGAAGATTATGCTGGATCCGGCGATTGCTCCTTTCGTGGGGCATGACCTTGCTGCGCCTACAAACAAGGCGGGGTATCGTGAGGTGGATTCCTACGAGCTGCCGATTTCTGTTTCGGGAATTCCTTCGATGCGCAAGCGTTTTGCGCTGACCATGGATTCGGCGTTCTCGGTGCATAGCGATTCTAAATCGCTCACGCCAGATTCCATGCAGGTGGTGCGCGCTCTTGCAAAGCTCCGCTTTCAAGAAAGCCTTTACCGCCAGCGCTCCAAGATAAAGATTCCGTTTGCGGTGCAGTCTTGCGAATCGGGCAAGGCTGTGGTTATCGGGAATTCTACGCAAGAGGTAATCGCCTCGCTTCCGCTGTGGAAGAATCCGAAAGATTCTTCGGTGAATCCGTCGGGTGAACTTTGCCCGTATTACGCGATGCCGATTGAAGATAATGCGCAGGAACTTTCGATTATTGTTGTCGCAGACCCGCTGCGCGCCCCGATTGTGGGCGATGAACGTACGCGCCTGATCAAGCAGCATGCCTCCGAGATTTTGGCAAGCCAGCCGGGAATCATTGTGCGCGCGCATACGATTCTCGATACCGCACGCTCGGTGTGGATCCAGTCCGGATTCACTTCGTTCGAAAAACAGCTTGGCAGCTTCAAGGTGCTTAATGGACGTCGTCACGCCTATTCTGCGGACCAAAAAGGAGCGATGCCTTGGTTCAAATTTGAACCCTCGTATGACAGCCTTTCGTCTGAAGTACAGAATGCGGTAAAGTCGTACTGGCTGGAGTCGGATACGGGCATGGTGGCGCCCGAAAATTTTGCGTTGAGCTTATTGCAGAATCCGGCATACGATTCGCTGGATTTGAACATGCGCCCGAGCGGGCATGTTACGGTGGAATCTTCGGTGAAGCCGATTGTGGATTTTGCCGTGGGCGGCTTTGGCTCGAATGCGTTTGGCCCGAATGTATACGGCGAGGCGTCGGTTCATTATGTGGACCATGTCGAAATTGAACTGGTGATGGCCGGGTTCTGGGGCGAACATTCATACGGGTTCCGCCCGCGTTTGAATATTTCGAAATTGTGGAACCGCCATTGGGATTTGCAGTTCGGTTACGATTACTTGAAGCTTGTGCCGCTGAAGGGCTTTAACGGCAACACTCATCGCTGGCTTCGCATTTTGTCGGAAGAACGTAGCGACTTGATGATGGACCTTTTGTATACGGTCGATAGCCGCCAGCGTGTTTCTGCGGAATTCAGGTTCGGTTCCAGGTACTACGATTTGGATTCGGCATACTATGGCACTCGCGAAATGAAGGCGTATCCGGTTTCGCCGATGTTGCATTACCGCTACTTGAATGGCGAAGACGACAACTGGTTTGCAAATAACGGCTATGCCTTGAACGTTTGGGGCGGCTTTGAATCGATTGGCTATGATGACGGCATTATCGATGTGGTTCCCATTTACTGGAAACTTTTGGCCGATGCTCGTTATACGATTTCGCCGGTGCGCTTTGTGACATTGACGGCTGCGGCGGCGGGTGCAATCGAGCGTTACCACGACGAAGGTCATGGCTATGTCTCGCCCAAATCCTTTGACAAGCCCCCGCTGGATGTAGCGTACCGCCAGCATGCGGCTGCAACGCCTTGGTCGACTGAATGGTACGATCCGGAACTTTCTTCGCATGAATATGCCATGGTGCGCTTGAACGGCGGACTTCATGGCGATTATCTGGGTGCATGGATTTTTGGCGCTTACTACCATGACTTTGAAGAAAGCCCGTATGCAGATTTGGACGTAGACAAGTTCGTGTTCGAACCGGCGCTGCGCTTTGCGTACAAGTCGGTTACCCTGTATGCGGGCTTGAGCCGCGTAGTGGGCTACGGCACATTTGGTGACTTGACTCACCTGAGCGGATACAATTACTTTGTCCGCGTCGGAAATTACGAATTCTAA
- the tsaD gene encoding tRNA (adenosine(37)-N6)-threonylcarbamoyltransferase complex transferase subunit TsaD encodes MIWLGIESSCDETACAVLQDDPVKVLSNPLYSQIDEHALYGGVVPEIAARAHLQKISPIAEAAVKEAGIELKDIDAIAYTTGPGLMGPLLVGASFAKGLARDLQIPAYGMNHLEGHLAAAWLTHPEIEPPFLTLTVSGGHTELVLEEPGFKYTSIGRTRDDAAGEAFDKCGKLLGLKYPAGATISRLGKDGNRKFVDFPRALHVHDNCEFSFSGLKTAVLRYTETHDPEFIQKNIGDICASLEDAIVDSLVTKTITALKKTKMKTLVVGGGVSANAWLRTRLQDYCDKHGIMFCIPERSLSTDNGAMIAAAAIRRKLQSKLTSVNEVKPWMPLAL; translated from the coding sequence ATGATCTGGCTTGGAATTGAATCCAGCTGCGACGAAACCGCCTGTGCCGTACTGCAAGACGATCCTGTAAAAGTCCTTTCTAACCCGCTTTATAGCCAGATCGATGAACACGCCCTCTATGGCGGCGTGGTTCCCGAAATTGCCGCACGCGCGCACTTGCAAAAGATTTCCCCGATTGCCGAAGCCGCTGTCAAGGAAGCCGGCATCGAGCTCAAGGATATTGACGCTATCGCCTACACCACGGGCCCGGGCCTTATGGGACCGCTCCTGGTAGGCGCAAGCTTTGCCAAGGGTCTCGCCCGCGACTTGCAGATTCCGGCTTACGGCATGAACCACCTGGAAGGCCACCTGGCCGCCGCCTGGCTCACGCACCCCGAAATCGAGCCGCCATTCCTGACGCTTACCGTTTCGGGCGGTCACACGGAACTCGTGCTCGAAGAACCCGGATTCAAGTACACCAGTATCGGCCGCACCCGCGACGATGCCGCCGGCGAAGCATTCGACAAATGCGGAAAACTGCTCGGCCTCAAGTACCCGGCAGGCGCCACCATCAGCCGCCTCGGCAAAGATGGCAACCGCAAGTTTGTGGATTTTCCGCGTGCCCTCCATGTGCACGACAACTGCGAATTTTCTTTTAGTGGCCTAAAGACAGCCGTGCTCCGCTACACCGAAACACACGACCCGGAATTCATCCAGAAGAACATCGGCGACATTTGCGCCTCCCTGGAAGACGCCATTGTCGATAGCCTTGTCACAAAGACGATCACCGCCCTCAAAAAGACGAAGATGAAGACCCTCGTGGTCGGTGGCGGCGTGAGCGCCAACGCCTGGCTCCGTACGCGCCTGCAAGATTACTGCGACAAGCACGGGATTATGTTCTGCATTCCGGAACGCAGCCTGAGCACCGACAACGGCGCCATGATTGCCGCAGCTGCGATCCGTCGCAAACTGCAAAGCAAGCTGACCTCGGTCAACGAAGTCAAGCCCTGGATGCCGCTCGCCCTGTAG
- a CDS encoding YbbR-like domain-containing protein, translating to MGNIVLKITALIFGIALWFLVISQKDFQLSVNVPLNFVKLPETMAIASKPPHSLHITVEGKSWDLIRLNNLVSDPKQNSIAMVVDLQQAELGAKRIHLDSKNFVAAGFPDIRFVEPENQLLFVDLDIDTRITRNVPIKSVATFTAAQGYLIADEPTITPEELMVSGARNALTRIIDIPTDSSFYDTLHASQEFTIPLDFSMLPAFVSPSDSSVKISVNIQKMATRTYDSIPVNLIGFFDRSIYSLEPKTLSVEITGGETVLDSITSHNIELAMEFNRFAIEDADSLSPTVKLSLPAHINREMSIKAIQLKPEKVTLRKKETKPAAPADSLEEVAP from the coding sequence ATGGGAAACATCGTTCTAAAAATAACCGCACTGATATTTGGCATAGCCCTCTGGTTCCTGGTGATCTCGCAAAAGGATTTCCAGCTTTCGGTGAACGTGCCTTTGAACTTTGTGAAACTCCCCGAAACCATGGCGATTGCCTCGAAACCGCCGCATAGTTTGCACATTACGGTCGAAGGCAAGTCGTGGGACTTGATCCGTTTGAACAACCTAGTAAGCGACCCCAAGCAGAACTCCATCGCCATGGTCGTAGACCTGCAGCAAGCCGAACTGGGCGCAAAGCGCATTCACCTGGACAGCAAGAACTTTGTGGCCGCCGGTTTTCCCGACATCCGCTTTGTCGAGCCTGAAAACCAGCTTTTGTTTGTAGACCTCGACATCGACACCCGCATTACCAGAAACGTTCCCATCAAGTCGGTAGCGACGTTCACTGCAGCCCAGGGCTACCTGATTGCAGACGAGCCCACGATTACGCCCGAAGAGCTGATGGTTTCCGGCGCCCGTAACGCGCTCACCCGCATTATCGACATTCCGACCGATTCGTCTTTCTACGACACGCTGCACGCAAGCCAGGAATTCACGATTCCGCTGGACTTCAGCATGCTCCCGGCATTCGTTTCGCCCAGCGATTCCTCGGTCAAGATTTCGGTGAACATCCAGAAGATGGCCACCCGCACTTACGACAGCATACCCGTAAACCTGATCGGATTTTTCGACAGGAGCATTTACTCTCTGGAGCCCAAGACCCTTTCGGTCGAAATTACTGGCGGCGAAACCGTTCTTGATTCGATTACCTCGCACAACATTGAACTGGCGATGGAATTCAACCGATTCGCCATCGAAGACGCCGACAGTCTTTCACCGACCGTCAAGCTTTCGCTCCCGGCCCACATCAACCGCGAAATGTCTATCAAGGCAATCCAGTTGAAACCCGAAAAGGTAACGCTCCGCAAAAAAGAAACAAAGCCTGCCGCTCCCGCAGACTCGCTTGAAGAGGTTGCTCCATGA
- a CDS encoding ABC transporter permease — translation MRQHRTVILPSFATIFLCSLLLAASFTAFGAVMRVLSMEKNLYAIEAFLPESVSEDSLQVIQNRLEHTKFVDSVTFVSADSALADFRRHFSGEMLDLVEGNPIPPFFRVTLDEENKNPSTLVEVKNALAREDIFEEIQAPVEWVEKIAAWKFRMIFWPICISVLLLFTLSLIICNSVRLSLLSRRLLVENMKYAGGSHFFIEFPFVLQGAFQGLVGSGIAVILLAIVLNSVADAFPIVAANLAGLGTGLFLVVVLVTALSGYFSFRTVREFLSIKRNEQE, via the coding sequence ATGCGGCAGCACCGCACGGTGATTTTACCGTCGTTTGCGACCATATTCCTGTGTTCGCTGCTTTTGGCGGCTTCGTTTACCGCTTTCGGGGCGGTCATGCGCGTTCTTTCGATGGAAAAGAACCTGTATGCCATCGAGGCCTTTTTGCCGGAATCGGTCAGCGAGGATTCCCTGCAGGTGATCCAGAATCGCCTGGAACACACCAAGTTCGTGGATTCCGTGACCTTCGTGAGCGCCGATTCGGCCCTAGCCGATTTCCGCAGGCATTTCTCGGGTGAAATGCTCGACCTGGTTGAAGGAAACCCGATTCCGCCGTTTTTCAGGGTGACTCTTGACGAAGAGAACAAGAACCCTTCTACCCTTGTCGAGGTCAAGAACGCCCTTGCCCGTGAAGACATTTTCGAAGAAATCCAGGCCCCGGTCGAATGGGTCGAAAAGATTGCTGCCTGGAAGTTCCGTATGATCTTCTGGCCCATCTGCATAAGCGTCTTGCTCCTGTTTACGCTTTCGCTCATTATATGCAACTCCGTCAGGCTTTCGCTTTTGTCTCGCAGGCTTCTTGTCGAAAACATGAAGTACGCTGGCGGCAGTCACTTCTTTATCGAGTTCCCGTTTGTGCTGCAGGGAGCCTTCCAGGGGCTGGTCGGCAGTGGCATTGCCGTGATTCTTTTGGCCATCGTGTTGAACTCGGTGGCAGATGCTTTCCCGATTGTGGCTGCAAATTTGGCTGGACTTGGAACGGGGTTGTTCCTGGTGGTTGTCTTGGTCACAGCCCTTTCGGGTTATTTTAGTTTCCGTACGGTGCGCGAATTCCTTTCGATTAAGCGCAATGAACAGGAATGA
- a CDS encoding murein hydrolase activator EnvC: MMMRLVVLLFCLLLGLGAENAYAKPAAKNAKSTPAKTTSKKPTKASVKASSKNASKSVTKKTDAQISEQKNALKKLESDLAKKRQELALLETEEKGVLNTISILDQNLNQTRTYLSELTKSEVMLERALVQLTADIDSLDRKIETRREAMKKRIRTLYVSGRNSEARVLYSLLTQQGNPDRQVYWVHHILNQDQQEVEALQQLVQERDEKKQMESDHLSDLKQMRSKKAAEEKGLVSQMSGQEKMLQSLKHDQNMQRRALKEFEQNQKTMLALIKKLEEKRKKEIEQAKKDEAARKAKEKADKGKKKDTKAPAKKVEKPKVTVAESVKGPKCTPLKGNIISQYGLQEHPVLHIMTRNLGVEIRGKRGDAVRAAAAGSVVMVGEIDGRGPSVIIEHEGGTYSVYGHLKSIRVQEGKEVRNCEEIGEVGDVASLNGIKLYFQVSEGTQTVDPLQWLKQK, from the coding sequence ATGATGATGCGTCTTGTCGTCTTGCTGTTTTGCTTGCTGCTTGGGCTCGGTGCTGAAAACGCCTATGCAAAGCCTGCTGCAAAAAACGCCAAGAGCACGCCTGCGAAAACGACAAGTAAAAAGCCGACCAAGGCTTCTGTAAAGGCTTCGTCGAAGAACGCCTCCAAGTCGGTGACCAAGAAGACGGACGCCCAGATTAGCGAACAGAAAAACGCCCTTAAGAAGTTGGAGTCGGACCTTGCGAAAAAGCGCCAGGAACTGGCCCTCCTCGAAACCGAAGAAAAGGGCGTGCTCAATACGATTTCGATTCTCGACCAGAACTTGAACCAGACCCGCACCTACCTCTCGGAACTGACCAAGAGCGAGGTCATGCTGGAACGGGCGCTTGTGCAACTGACGGCGGATATCGATTCCTTGGACCGTAAAATCGAGACTAGGCGCGAGGCCATGAAAAAGCGAATCCGCACGCTCTACGTGAGCGGACGCAACAGCGAAGCCCGTGTGCTTTACAGCCTGCTCACCCAACAAGGCAACCCCGACCGCCAAGTGTATTGGGTGCATCACATTCTGAACCAGGACCAGCAAGAAGTCGAAGCCTTGCAACAGCTGGTGCAAGAACGCGACGAGAAAAAGCAGATGGAAAGCGATCACCTTTCCGACTTGAAGCAGATGCGTTCCAAGAAGGCGGCCGAAGAAAAGGGCCTTGTTTCGCAGATGAGCGGACAAGAAAAAATGTTGCAATCCTTGAAGCATGACCAGAACATGCAACGCCGCGCCCTCAAGGAATTCGAACAGAACCAGAAGACCATGCTAGCGCTTATCAAGAAACTCGAGGAAAAGCGCAAGAAAGAAATCGAACAGGCCAAGAAAGACGAGGCTGCCCGCAAGGCAAAGGAAAAGGCCGACAAGGGCAAAAAGAAAGATACGAAGGCGCCTGCCAAGAAGGTGGAAAAACCGAAGGTCACGGTGGCCGAATCGGTAAAGGGCCCCAAGTGCACTCCGCTCAAGGGAAATATTATCAGCCAATACGGCTTGCAGGAACACCCGGTGCTCCACATTATGACTCGTAACCTGGGTGTCGAAATTCGCGGAAAACGGGGCGATGCCGTCCGTGCCGCAGCGGCAGGTTCAGTCGTCATGGTGGGCGAAATCGACGGCCGCGGACCCTCGGTGATTATCGAACACGAGGGCGGAACTTACTCCGTTTATGGCCACCTCAAGTCAATTCGCGTGCAAGAAGGCAAAGAAGTGCGAAATTGCGAAGAAATTGGCGAAGTGGGCGATGTTGCATCGCTAAATGGAATTAAATTGTACTTCCAAGTGAGCGAGGGTACACAGACCGTGGACCCCTTGCAGTGGTTAAAGCAGAAATGA